From the genome of Gracilinanus agilis isolate LMUSP501 chromosome 2, AgileGrace, whole genome shotgun sequence, one region includes:
- the BRF2 gene encoding transcription factor IIIB 50 kDa subunit encodes MSGGAQARGRCPDCGCAELVEDSHYSQSQLVCAGCGYVVSEGLLTTTFADEGHLREVTYSKSTGENERVSRSQQRGLRRVRDLCRVLQLPSTFEETAVSYYQRAFQHPGLHAARLQKKEVLVGCCVLVTCRQHNWPLTMGTICTLLYANLELFSGTYLQIVKVLGLDVPALSLADLVKTYCSSFKLFQASSSVAVKFVEDKEKMISRTLQLVELASETWLVTGRHPVPVITAAAYLAWRSLQPGGRLTCSLSRFCKLAGVDLPHPAYLRVQELLAILLRMAGQLAWLRILNLDKQTVVKHIGDLLQHRCILLRQAFRDEAEEQEDGQQEEGEEAGSSTLEILERKRPASSPPPLLPPCMLRPPKRPCPTPADSNITGDEDISDSEIEQYLRTPREIKDFQRAQAASQAVTGAPTPS; translated from the exons ATGTCGGGCGGAGCCCAGGCCCGGGGCCGTTGCCCGGACTGCGGCTGCGCTGAGCTCGTGGAGGACTCTCACTATTCACAGAGCCAGCTGGTGTGCGCTGGCTGCGGCTACGTGGTATCCGAGGGGCTGCTCACCACCACCTTCGCTGACGAGGGCCACCTCCGAG AAGTGACATATTCCAAGAGTACAGGGGAGAATGAGCGGGTCAGCCGTAGCCAGCAAAGAG GGCTTCGAAGAGTTCGAGATCTCTGCAGAGTTCTGCAGTTACCATCAACCTTTGAAGAAACGGCAGTGTCCTACTACCAACGAGCATTCCAGCACCCTGGTCTCCATGCTGCTAGACTCCAAAAGAAAGAGGTGTTGGTGGGATGCTGTGTACTGGTCACCTGCAGACAACATAACTGGCCCCTGACCATGGGCACTATTTGCACCTTGTTGTATGCCAACTTAGAACTGTTCTCTGGCACATACCTACAGATAGTGAAAGTCCTAGGATTGGATGTTCCTGCCTTGAGCTTAGCAGACCTAGTGAAGACTTACTGTAGCAG CTTTAAACTGTTCCAGGCCTCCTCCTCTGTAGCAGTCAAGTTTGTGGAGGACAAAGAAAAGATGATCTCCCGGACACTACAGCTGGTGGAGCTGGCAAGTGAGACATGGCTGGTGACAGGAAGGCACCCTGTGCCTGTGATAACTGCTGCTGCTTACCTGGCCTGGAGATCCCTGCAGCCTGGGGGCCGCCTGACCTGCTCCCTTTCCCGATTCTGCAAGTTGGCAGGGGTTGACCTGCCCCATCCAGCATACCTCCGAGTTCAGGAGCTGCTGGCTATACTTCTTCGGATGGCTGGGCAGCTGGCCTGGCTGAGGATATTGAACTTGGATAAACAAACAGTAGTAAAGCATATTGGGGACTTGCTCCAGCACCGGTGCATTCTACTCCGCCAGGCTTTTCGGGATGAAGCTGAAGAGCAGGAAGATGGGCagcaagaggaaggagaggaggcagGAAGCAGTACCCTAGAAATCCTTGAAAGGAAAAGGCCAGCCAGCTCCCCACCCCCTCTGCTACCTCCCTGCATGCTGAGGCCTCCAAAGCGGCCCTGTCCTACTCCTGCTGATTCCAATATTACTGGAGATGAGGATATATCTGACAGTGAGATAGAGCAGTATTTGCGTACCCCTCGAGAAATAAAGGACTTCCAAAGAGCACAAGCAGCAAGTCAGGCTGTCACAGGTGCCCCTACTCCTTCCTGA